The following coding sequences are from one Nicotiana tomentosiformis chromosome 3, ASM39032v3, whole genome shotgun sequence window:
- the LOC138907520 gene encoding uncharacterized protein translates to MTHQVSVIVHSMALKLEYPGAFTIPYTIGRANFAKALCDLGTSINLMPYSVFKTLGIGKPRPIYIRLQMADHTMKKPLHIVDDVLVHIDKFILPTDFVILDCEVDYEVPIILGRPFLAMGKALVDVEADEITFRVGDEKVVFHVCKSMRQPNSNEVCSFVDLVTEVIVDDTSTVMNVDDTLEAALLNNDDDEKEGFVECANALQGMGSYTYEPQKLSLDLENQKTPPTKPSIEKPPTLELKPSPSHLRYEFLGPCSTLPVIISSCLTNVQENSTLAVLQKKKKASLPFELIYDASDVAVGAVLGQCINKIFHPVYYASKTMNDAQVNYTVTKNELLAMENFCTYLMGTKVIVHTDHAVLRYLMSNNDCKAILMRWVLLLQEFDLEIQDRKGSENQVVDHFSCLEEEGRPHDGLEINNSFPNEQLLSISMIGMPWFANLANYLVSGIIPNEVSSNQRKKLKQDCLDYYWDEPYLFRICTDGVIRRCVPEVEHREILETSHSSPYGGHHGGARTVTNMLSYGFYWPTLYKDASDIVKRCDEFVDYVSKWIEAVALPNNEARSVVAFLK, encoded by the exons gctctatgtgatctagggacgagtatcaacttgatgccctactcggtgttcaaaactttgggaattgggaaaccaagacccatatATATTAGGTTACAAATGGCAGATCATACTATGAAGAAACCATTGCATATTGTTGATGATGTGCTGGTTCAtattgataagttcatccttccgacagactttgtgattcttgattgcgaggtggactatgaggtgcctattattttgggtagacctttccttgctatggggaaagctcttgttgatgtggaagccgatgAGATCACatttcgggtgggtgatgaaaaggtggttttccatgtgtgcaaatctatgaggcaaccgaatagcaacgaagtttgttcatttgtggacttagtgaccgaagTGATTGTTGATGATACTAGTAccgtgatgaatgttgatgacaCTTTGGAAGCCGCATTGcttaataatgatgatgatgagaaagaaggctttgtggaatgtgcaaatgcattacaaggaatggggtcgtatacttatgaaccccaaaaattgtccttagatcttgagaaccaaaagactcctccaacaaagccctcaatcgagaaGCCTCCCACTTTAGAGTTAAAGCCATCGCCTTCACATCTtaggtatgagtttcttggcccatgttctactttgcctgttattatttcctcttgcttgactaacgtaCAAGAAAATTCCACTTTGGCGGTgcttcaaaagaaaaagaaagct AGCTTGCCTTTCGAGCTCATCtatgatgcaagtgatgtggcggttggagcggtgttggggcaatgtatcaacaaaatcttccatccggtctactatgctagtaagaccatgaatgacgcccaagtcaactacacagtgaccaaAAATGAGCTCCTTGCTATGGAGAATTTCTGcacgtacttgatgggtacaaaggtgattgtacACACCGACCATGCGGTGCTTCGATATTTGATGAGCAATAATGATTGTAAAGCAATattaatgcggtgggtgcttctattgcaagagtttgatctagagattcaagaccgcaagggtagtgaaaaccaagtggtagACCACTTCTcttgtttggaggaggaggggaggccacatgacggccttgagataAATAATTCCTTCCCCAACGAGCAACTTCTATCCATTTCAATGAtcgggatgccatggttcgccaacttagccaattatcttgtgagtggtattataCCGAATGAggtctcttcaaaccaaaggaagaagctcaaacaggattgccttgactattattgggatgagccgtatctcttccggatttgtaccgatggtgtgattcgacgatgtgtacCAGAGGTTGAACACAGGGAAATCCTTGAGACTTCCCACTCTtctccatatggtggtcaccatggtggagctagaacGGTAACAAATATGTTGAGttatggattctattggcctactctttacaaggatgctagcgatatcgtcaagcgttgtgatgaat ttgtggattatgtgtcaaagtggaTTGAAGCTgtggctttacccaacaatgaagctcgaagtgtggtggcatttttgaaataG